A window of the Salvelinus alpinus chromosome 25, SLU_Salpinus.1, whole genome shotgun sequence genome harbors these coding sequences:
- the LOC139553882 gene encoding TMF-regulated nuclear protein 1-like — protein MNGEALRQHTALPRSTRINNSSLDGCSHPAMKKRHRQAHAADTTDDMDPHRPPEALAAPLALPFSASGTLALPLPSPATRRSISMGDFRRVTTALYGSEPPSTATTAPSSKMVTPSSSMEFEAARRRLLEMEERQRVIREMERRLEELREVFVRSEQEAVEHGEVLTRIACGAQQGEIYAAENSERLKKGLRFRKHRPTIVFSSMLGLRTCLPWPVKLK, from the coding sequence ATGAATGGAGAGGCTCTGAGGCAGCACACTGCTCTCCCACGGAGCACTAGAATCAACAACAGCAGCTTGGACGGATGCTCGCACCCAGCCATGAAGAAACGCCACAGACAAGCACATGCCGCAGACACCACAGACGACATGGATCCCCACCGTCCCCCTGAGGCCTTGGCAGCCCCTCTCGCCCTCCCTTTCTCAGCCTCCGGCACCCTGGCCCTCCCGCTCCCATCGCCTGCCACCCGACGCTCCATCTCTATGGGCGACTTTAGGCGGGTGACCACGGCCCTGTACGGCTCGGAGCCCCCCTCGACGGCTACCACAGCCCCCTCCTCCAAGATGGTGACCCCCAGCTCTAGCATGGAGTTTGAAGCGGCCCGTCGGCGCCTGCTAGAGATGGAAGAGCGCCAGCGGGTCATCCGGGAGATGGAGCGACGCCTGGAGGAGCTCCGGGAGGTGTTCGTGCGCTCGGAGCAGGAGGCGGTGGAGCATGGCGAGGTGTTGACCCGCATTGCCTGCGGCGCCCAGCAGGGGGAGATATACGCGGCCGAGAACAGCGAGCGGCTCAAGAAGGGGCTGCGATTCAGGAAGCACCGGCCCACCATTGTCTTCTCCTCCATGCTGGGACTCCGTACGTGTCTTCCCTGGCCCGTCAAGCTCAAATGA